In Bacteroidota bacterium, a single window of DNA contains:
- a CDS encoding Crp/Fnr family transcriptional regulator, with amino-acid sequence MQALSTFKICGVLRDGETLFVKGDEIKGVYFIKNGFIKIESIGRGGRPLILRIVGKGAILGSRINMNEKHKQHTFSAVAGSNVDYCYVPNIVFKNIVAKSDNLKQEIINQSIDELHYAEMKAVNLAIKNVRENLAEALLMLAEVYKYEGGGQSFKINFQRQDIADLIGTTKEQVSKIIKDFEKEGLIKCTAKKFHFLNIEGLLALTNNTSQEPSNSTL; translated from the coding sequence TTGCAAGCTCTCAGTACATTCAAAATATGCGGTGTTTTACGAGACGGTGAAACCTTGTTTGTCAAGGGTGATGAAATCAAGGGAGTGTATTTTATCAAGAATGGATTTATCAAAATTGAATCTATTGGCAGAGGTGGACGCCCTCTGATACTTAGAATAGTTGGCAAAGGAGCTATTTTGGGTAGCAGAATCAATATGAACGAAAAACACAAACAGCACACCTTTTCGGCAGTTGCGGGGTCTAATGTTGATTATTGCTATGTGCCAAATATTGTTTTTAAAAATATTGTTGCAAAATCAGATAACCTTAAACAGGAAATTATCAATCAATCTATTGATGAATTGCATTATGCCGAAATGAAAGCAGTTAACCTTGCAATCAAAAATGTAAGAGAGAATTTGGCAGAAGCACTCTTAATGCTTGCTGAAGTTTACAAATATGAAGGCGGTGGACAAAGTTTTAAAATAAATTTTCAAAGACAAGATATTGCGGATTTGATTGGCACAACAAAAGAACAGGTATCTAAGATTATCAAAGACTTTGAGAAAGAGGGGCTTATTAAATGTACAGCAAAAAAGTTTCACTTTTTGAATATTGAAGGCTTACTTGCATTAACCAACAACACTTCGCAAGAACCTTCTAACAGCACATTATAA
- the lysA gene encoding diaminopimelate decarboxylase — MELINGQYNIAGIPVEKLIEEFDTPLYVYDASVFERQYKRLFNAFPGVKVRLNYACKALTNIAVLQEFNKMGSGLDAVSIQEVWIALKSGFAPERILYTPNCVSMEEIDMAVKEGVRINIDNLSVLEQFGSKYGSKVPVCVRLNPHIMAGGNAHISVGHIDSKFGISIHQVRHISRIVKSFNIKVEGLHMHTGSDILDADVFLYGAELLFDAASEFPDLKYMDFGSGFKIAYKPDEVITEIEEIGEKIAHRFKEFCKDYGRELELWFEPGKFLVSESGYFLVKTNVVKQTTSTVFAGVDSGFNHLIRPKLYDAYHHIVNVSNVEGKQRVYSVVGYICETDTFAMDRKLSEVHEGDILCFLNAGAYAFSMSSNYNSRFRPAEVMIKDGKATLIRRRENLQDLLATMENL; from the coding sequence ATGGAATTGATTAACGGACAATATAATATTGCAGGAATACCTGTCGAAAAATTGATTGAGGAGTTTGATACTCCTCTGTATGTTTATGATGCGTCTGTGTTTGAAAGGCAATATAAACGCTTGTTCAATGCATTCCCGGGAGTAAAAGTGAGATTGAATTATGCTTGCAAAGCATTGACCAATATTGCAGTTTTACAGGAGTTTAATAAAATGGGGTCTGGATTAGATGCTGTTTCTATTCAAGAAGTTTGGATTGCGTTAAAATCAGGTTTTGCGCCCGAAAGAATACTTTATACTCCCAACTGCGTTTCGATGGAGGAGATTGATATGGCTGTTAAAGAGGGCGTAAGAATTAACATTGATAATCTCTCGGTTTTGGAACAATTTGGAAGTAAGTATGGAAGCAAAGTGCCGGTTTGTGTTCGTCTGAACCCGCATATCATGGCGGGTGGGAATGCACATATTTCCGTGGGGCATATTGATTCTAAATTTGGAATTTCAATTCATCAAGTACGTCATATTAGCAGGATAGTAAAGAGTTTTAATATCAAAGTGGAAGGATTGCACATGCATACAGGGTCGGATATTTTGGATGCGGATGTGTTTTTGTATGGTGCTGAATTATTATTTGATGCTGCTTCTGAGTTTCCTGATTTGAAGTATATGGACTTTGGAAGTGGTTTTAAGATTGCTTACAAACCGGATGAAGTAATTACTGAGATAGAAGAGATTGGGGAAAAAATTGCCCATAGATTCAAAGAGTTTTGTAAAGATTATGGAAGAGAATTAGAACTTTGGTTTGAGCCGGGTAAGTTCTTGGTTAGTGAGTCCGGATATTTTTTGGTGAAAACCAATGTTGTAAAACAAACAACCTCTACTGTTTTTGCCGGTGTTGACTCAGGTTTTAATCATTTGATACGTCCCAAGTTGTATGATGCTTATCATCATATTGTCAATGTGAGCAATGTCGAAGGGAAACAACGTGTTTATTCGGTGGTGGGCTATATCTGTGAAACAGACACATTTGCGATGGATAGAAAATTAAGTGAAGTACACGAAGGTGATATTTTGTGTTTTTTGAATGCCGGAGCCTATGCTTTTTCTATGTCCTCTAATTATAATTCGCGTTTTAGACCTGCAGAGGTTATGATTAAAGATGGAAAAGCAACTCTGATAAGACGTAGAGAAAACCTGCAGGATTTGCTGGCTACCATGGAAAATCTTTAA
- the tsaD gene encoding tRNA (adenosine(37)-N6)-threonylcarbamoyltransferase complex transferase subunit TsaD, with protein MSPTLLALETSCDETSASVISGGKILANIIATQEIHAQYAGVVPELASRNHDLYITSVVQEALNQSTKSLHNLDAIAVTQGPGLLGALLVGNTFAKGLAWSLSIPLIGINHLQAHISALFIDNPNPSFPIITLLVSGGHTQLIKVSSHTDFELLGQTIDDAAGEAYDKTAKLLGLPYPGGQHIDRLAKMGNPLAFIFPEPKVPGFDFSFSGLKTSILYFVNNQKQQNPEFVNQNLHDLCASIQHTINSYLSKKLIKAIQHTQPKGIAIAGGVSANSDLRTKISQLGNQMGLEVLIPKSEYCTDNAAMIAMAAHFAYTEKRFIGLDSIPFTRG; from the coding sequence GTGTCGCCCACCCTATTAGCATTAGAAACCTCTTGTGACGAAACATCAGCATCGGTTATTTCGGGAGGCAAAATACTTGCCAATATTATTGCAACGCAGGAAATTCATGCACAATATGCAGGTGTTGTTCCTGAATTGGCTTCACGTAACCATGATTTATATATTACTTCGGTCGTACAAGAAGCATTAAATCAATCAACAAAAAGCCTTCACAACCTTGATGCTATTGCGGTTACACAAGGTCCCGGATTATTGGGCGCATTATTAGTAGGCAATACTTTCGCAAAAGGTTTAGCATGGAGTTTATCCATCCCATTAATTGGTATCAACCATCTGCAAGCACATATTTCGGCTCTGTTTATTGACAATCCCAATCCGAGCTTTCCGATTATTACACTGCTGGTTTCGGGCGGACACACCCAACTCATCAAAGTAAGCAGCCATACTGACTTTGAATTGTTAGGACAAACCATCGATGATGCAGCCGGAGAAGCTTATGACAAGACAGCTAAGCTATTGGGACTGCCCTATCCCGGTGGGCAACATATTGACCGATTAGCTAAAATGGGCAACCCCTTGGCTTTCATTTTTCCAGAACCAAAAGTGCCGGGATTTGACTTTTCTTTTAGCGGGCTCAAAACCTCTATCCTTTATTTTGTTAACAATCAAAAACAACAAAATCCGGAATTTGTCAATCAGAATCTCCATGATTTGTGTGCATCCATACAGCACACCATAAACAGTTATTTGAGTAAAAAACTCATCAAAGCAATTCAACACACGCAACCCAAAGGGATTGCCATAGCCGGTGGTGTATCTGCAAACTCAGATTTAAGAACCAAAATCTCTCAATTGGGAAATCAAATGGGTTTGGAAGTATTAATTCCCAAATCTGAATATTGTACTGACAACGCTGCCATGATAGCTATGGCTGCTCACTTTGCTTATACTGAAAAGCGATTCATTGGGTTAGATAGCATCCCTTTTACGCGGGGATAG
- the guaA gene encoding glutamine-hydrolyzing GMP synthase translates to MHQKILILDFGSQFTQLIARRLRELNVYCEIHPYNKIPQLDENMKGIILSGSPASVHDKAAPQVDIDALSANLPVMGVCYGAQLIANNNGGVVSKTSNKEYGRAILNANTSCELFAGIAHTSQVWMSHGDTITSLPAQFEIVATTDSIPVAGFRVKGKNIYGIQFHPEVTHSIEGKTILKNFVYNICGCKGDWTPANFVQETVEQIKQTVGDDKVILGLSGGVDSSVAAVLISKAIGKRLHCIFINHGLLRKNEFEEVLQTYKSLDLNVKGVDASEVFYNQLNGVSDPEQKRKIIGRVFVEMFDKEATQVEGARWLAQGTIYPDVIESVSVNGPSATIKSHHNVGGLPEKMNLKVLEPLRNLFKDEVRNVGTELGLPKEINGRHPFPGPGLAIRILGAITQEKVKTLQEADSIYINELKAAGWYDKIWQAGAIFLPVQSVGVMGDERTYENAVCLRAVTSTDGMTADWVHIPYELLAAISNKIINNVKGINRVVYDISSKPPATIEWE, encoded by the coding sequence ATGCACCAGAAAATATTAATTCTTGATTTTGGTTCTCAGTTTACTCAGCTTATTGCCAGACGGCTCAGAGAACTCAATGTTTATTGCGAAATTCATCCGTATAATAAAATTCCTCAATTGGATGAAAATATGAAAGGAATTATACTTTCGGGCAGCCCTGCTTCAGTGCATGACAAAGCTGCACCACAAGTAGATATTGATGCCCTGAGTGCTAATCTGCCCGTTATGGGTGTCTGTTATGGTGCGCAGCTCATAGCAAATAACAATGGTGGTGTTGTGAGTAAAACTTCCAATAAAGAGTATGGCAGAGCCATTTTGAATGCCAATACTTCATGTGAGTTATTTGCCGGTATTGCACATACCTCTCAGGTTTGGATGTCGCATGGAGACACCATTACGAGTCTTCCTGCTCAGTTTGAAATTGTCGCAACCACAGATTCAATTCCGGTTGCAGGTTTTAGGGTGAAAGGCAAAAATATCTACGGAATACAGTTCCATCCTGAAGTTACACACAGCATCGAAGGAAAAACGATTCTTAAAAATTTTGTTTACAATATCTGCGGTTGCAAAGGGGATTGGACTCCCGCCAATTTTGTGCAAGAAACCGTGGAACAAATCAAACAAACTGTTGGGGATGACAAAGTAATATTAGGATTGTCAGGCGGGGTGGACTCGAGCGTTGCTGCTGTGTTAATTTCAAAAGCTATCGGAAAACGCCTGCATTGTATTTTTATAAACCATGGACTTTTGCGGAAAAATGAATTTGAAGAAGTGCTTCAAACATATAAAAGCCTTGATTTGAATGTGAAGGGAGTGGATGCCTCAGAGGTTTTCTATAATCAACTCAATGGAGTGAGCGACCCTGAACAAAAGCGAAAAATCATTGGCAGGGTGTTTGTAGAAATGTTTGATAAAGAAGCAACTCAAGTGGAAGGAGCACGTTGGTTAGCACAAGGTACTATTTATCCGGATGTAATAGAATCCGTTTCGGTGAACGGACCTTCAGCCACCATTAAGTCTCATCACAATGTGGGCGGGCTTCCCGAAAAAATGAACTTAAAAGTTCTGGAGCCACTTAGAAACCTTTTCAAGGATGAAGTCCGTAATGTGGGTACAGAGCTTGGTTTGCCCAAGGAAATCAATGGGCGACACCCGTTTCCGGGTCCGGGATTGGCAATTCGAATTTTGGGTGCCATTACCCAAGAAAAAGTTAAAACATTGCAAGAAGCAGACAGCATATATATCAACGAACTAAAAGCAGCCGGCTGGTATGACAAAATCTGGCAAGCAGGAGCAATTTTCTTGCCTGTGCAAAGTGTGGGAGTTATGGGCGATGAGAGAACTTATGAAAATGCTGTATGTTTGCGTGCAGTTACTTCTACAGATGGGATGACTGCCGATTGGGTTCATATTCCCTATGAATTGTTGGCTGCCATTTCAAACAAGATAATTAATAACGTTAAAGGAATAAACAGAGTAGTATATGATATCAGTTCTAAACCACCTGCGACTATTGAATGGGAATAA
- a CDS encoding translocation/assembly module TamB, which translates to MKAGAKIKKILKWTSLCFLSLLVILFILLNTKAFQNLVLRKFLSGVSKDLGVELSFSDFKFSLPNTVYLKDAFVPDQKGDTLFYIQELKVNLRSFNSYRHYIGFGNISIKDGYVNFGVHKGEAFQNHKFFFDYISPHRYDTIPSGRPIWTISFDKIKFENTRFRQFNEDLSLPVAANEFNPHDIQFKQINGEIEKFRVVGDSLNFIAKNVSTVERSGLVVKHFAALTRIYDKGLEFDNLLLQTPNSSLGNTLYFSYDGYDELSDFIKKVHMKGDITNSFLAIKDLLPFGSGLKMFEKSLVKIEGDVTGTIERMRCRNVSIKSLDNTVLEGKFDLTGLPDIQNTYLNFTIDKLHSVPHELFKILDIEMPPDLDRLGYIDYKGRMNGFYNNFVAFGNVGTALGSVRTDINLDFRNGIEDALYSGQIESKGFNLGKFTNNPNIGTVELLAHLHNGVGLTPKHFSFDIHGDIPRIQLFGYSYKAINIEGKFTESLFKGKAFIKDPNLKLDFDGVVDMKAQEEMSDFTVDVYEMNLKALGLDTVESGFTGHMLLSTKGFDIDKITGVLHTKNIEVYRGDKRFNMTDFNVIAEFIDEKRNISLVSDLADIELKGVFDLKILPDAFQNFASNLLPGIVHPSNKKTPSSRIDFLIHLKEIDKLTSMFDWGIEVGKGKIQGAFNSQKKIFGMRINLSKFVISDLHFDNINFRARKGEEKDMKVTASASMYYDDVAYKADSMFLDAVVVENLISYQVSAEDFSNKLKSFAKGNLSFASLDTASLFVEDIVLDIKGRTWKLRDTTSMVIGKYFMLNPIELFNGEQSVSAEYIGSNEHKKIALNLNRFQLENINLFTPETYPEFFGLGNGSIDFRPRQNGMLEIISDLKIDNFAVNTDTVGTIGVKTKRINSFQNELNCDIQSGIFNGVTLVGTIGNVNKYDALDLNLSMPQSDVAIFGQFLKGISKLKGKVGGTVNISGEPAKPLLNGSLYASDVSFMIDYLKVPFTINSKVLVEKNKITLDKGSQIKDDKGKVGNITGILNHTNFAKWNYNVSIDNLKDFHVLGTTSKDNDLYYGNAYADGSAKIYGTFDKFNISMKAKSKPGSLIVMPLGDTEASGPVSYISFKSDKSDTVAKQQLDVGFLNTMLIEMDITPEMEMQLVLDEQTGETIKGAGRGHITMALGEDDVFTMRGGITVERGDYNFVAFNNMVNKKFFIEKGGTIKWDGDPLQATIDLLTYNIQKASPNPLLGRGSGSTTASQSLTMVQARSEIMIKGNLFSPDITFGLKIPDLADQGMTELSNVLQRVQSDYDEVSRQVFSLLVFGNFMPPTFVTTQMGDLALNPRSMVNNGIADLVSSQIDAWLSQIDDKWLVDFSLANVTPDQRADMIFKLGRKFANNRFIIDGTYGTTQFGYANHSINMEYLVRKDGRTKIKVFSKNQSIYNDANIAAAPVNTFGFGVYYRKEFNSLKKWTRVDTLQNTPKDTTHKQDSFNGSFYFIPRPYSGKNKIEIGSQPVFLPPKMLGLKEDENILS; encoded by the coding sequence TTGAAAGCAGGTGCGAAAATAAAGAAAATACTGAAGTGGACTTCCCTCTGCTTCCTAAGCTTGTTGGTAATTTTGTTTATTCTGCTTAATACCAAAGCTTTTCAGAATCTTGTTCTACGAAAATTCTTGAGTGGTGTTTCCAAAGATTTAGGCGTTGAACTTAGCTTCTCGGATTTCAAATTCTCACTACCCAACACGGTTTATCTCAAAGATGCTTTTGTGCCCGATCAGAAAGGTGATACTTTGTTTTATATACAAGAGTTGAAGGTTAATTTGCGCAGTTTCAACAGTTACAGGCATTATATAGGTTTTGGAAATATTTCAATCAAAGATGGCTATGTGAATTTTGGTGTTCACAAAGGAGAAGCCTTTCAAAATCATAAATTCTTTTTTGATTATATAAGTCCGCACCGATATGATACTATCCCCAGCGGGCGTCCAATATGGACGATTTCCTTTGATAAAATTAAGTTTGAAAATACACGTTTTCGCCAATTTAATGAAGATTTGTCATTACCGGTAGCCGCCAATGAATTCAACCCGCATGACATTCAGTTTAAACAAATTAATGGAGAAATTGAGAAGTTTAGGGTAGTGGGAGATTCTTTGAATTTTATTGCCAAGAATGTAAGCACTGTTGAACGTTCCGGTTTGGTGGTAAAACACTTTGCTGCTTTGACACGAATTTATGATAAAGGACTCGAATTTGACAACTTACTGTTGCAAACTCCTAATTCCAGCTTAGGCAATACACTTTATTTTAGCTATGATGGTTATGATGAACTCTCTGACTTTATCAAGAAAGTGCACATGAAAGGAGATATTACCAATAGTTTTCTTGCCATAAAAGATCTTTTACCATTTGGCTCAGGTCTGAAGATGTTTGAAAAATCATTGGTTAAAATTGAAGGAGATGTAACCGGTACGATAGAGAGGATGCGTTGTCGCAATGTGTCAATCAAAAGTCTGGATAACACCGTGTTGGAAGGTAAGTTTGATTTGACCGGGTTACCCGATATCCAAAATACTTATCTAAATTTCACAATAGATAAGCTCCACTCGGTGCCACACGAGTTGTTTAAGATTCTGGATATAGAAATGCCTCCTGATTTGGATAGGTTGGGATACATTGATTACAAAGGGCGGATGAATGGTTTCTATAACAACTTTGTTGCTTTTGGGAATGTTGGAACGGCTTTGGGCTCTGTCAGAACAGATATTAATCTAGATTTTAGAAATGGAATAGAGGATGCCCTTTATTCGGGGCAGATTGAGTCCAAAGGCTTCAACTTGGGTAAGTTTACTAACAACCCTAATATCGGAACTGTTGAGTTGTTAGCACATTTGCACAACGGAGTAGGCTTGACCCCAAAACATTTTTCTTTTGACATACATGGCGATATTCCACGTATTCAATTGTTTGGATATTCCTATAAAGCAATCAATATTGAAGGTAAATTTACCGAATCACTTTTTAAAGGAAAAGCATTCATCAAAGACCCAAATCTAAAATTGGATTTTGATGGTGTTGTTGACATGAAAGCCCAAGAGGAAATGTCTGATTTTACGGTTGATGTGTATGAGATGAATCTGAAAGCACTGGGCTTGGATACTGTTGAGTCGGGATTTACAGGGCACATGTTGCTCAGTACGAAAGGCTTTGATATAGATAAAATAACAGGAGTATTGCACACAAAAAACATAGAAGTATATCGTGGTGATAAACGGTTTAATATGACTGATTTCAATGTTATTGCTGAGTTTATAGACGAGAAAAGAAATATTTCATTGGTGAGTGACCTTGCCGATATTGAGTTAAAAGGGGTGTTTGATCTAAAAATTCTACCTGATGCTTTTCAAAATTTTGCTTCTAATTTATTGCCCGGTATTGTCCACCCTTCCAATAAAAAGACACCTTCATCAAGAATTGATTTTTTAATTCATCTCAAAGAAATAGACAAGCTGACATCTATGTTTGATTGGGGTATAGAAGTTGGAAAAGGCAAAATTCAAGGCGCTTTTAATTCACAGAAGAAAATATTCGGAATGCGAATCAACCTTAGCAAGTTTGTTATCAGCGATCTCCATTTTGATAATATCAATTTTAGAGCCAGAAAAGGTGAGGAGAAAGATATGAAAGTTACTGCCTCTGCAAGTATGTATTATGATGATGTTGCATACAAAGCGGACAGTATGTTTTTGGACGCTGTGGTAGTTGAGAATTTGATTTCATATCAAGTTTCAGCCGAAGATTTCAGCAACAAATTGAAGTCCTTTGCAAAAGGAAACTTGTCATTCGCATCCCTAGATACTGCCTCCTTGTTTGTAGAGGATATAGTATTGGACATCAAGGGTAGGACATGGAAGTTACGTGATACCACAAGCATGGTTATTGGAAAATATTTCATGCTGAATCCGATTGAGCTATTCAATGGCGAACAGAGTGTCAGTGCGGAGTATATAGGCTCAAACGAGCATAAAAAAATTGCATTGAACCTCAATCGTTTTCAGTTAGAAAATATTAACTTATTTACTCCGGAGACATACCCGGAATTTTTCGGATTGGGCAACGGGAGCATTGATTTCAGACCCAGACAAAATGGAATGCTTGAGATTATTTCTGATTTGAAGATTGATAATTTTGCTGTGAATACAGATACTGTCGGGACAATAGGAGTGAAGACAAAACGAATAAACTCCTTTCAAAATGAGTTGAATTGTGATATTCAAAGTGGAATCTTCAATGGTGTAACTTTAGTTGGAACTATTGGTAACGTCAACAAGTACGATGCACTTGATTTAAATCTGAGCATGCCACAATCAGATGTTGCTATATTTGGTCAATTTCTAAAAGGAATTTCCAAATTAAAAGGGAAGGTGGGCGGTACTGTTAACATTTCCGGAGAACCTGCCAAGCCTTTACTCAACGGCAGTCTTTATGCATCTGATGTTTCATTCATGATTGATTATTTGAAAGTGCCCTTTACAATAAACTCAAAAGTATTGGTCGAGAAAAATAAAATTACCCTTGACAAAGGCTCTCAAATCAAAGATGATAAAGGCAAGGTTGGCAATATTACAGGTATTCTCAACCACACTAATTTTGCAAAATGGAACTACAATGTGAGTATTGACAATCTCAAAGACTTTCACGTGCTTGGAACTACAAGCAAAGACAATGACTTGTATTACGGAAATGCTTATGCAGACGGCAGTGCCAAGATTTATGGGACTTTTGATAAGTTTAATATTTCCATGAAAGCCAAATCCAAGCCGGGTTCTTTGATAGTAATGCCATTGGGAGACACAGAAGCATCAGGTCCGGTTTCGTATATCAGTTTCAAGTCGGATAAAAGTGATACTGTGGCTAAACAACAATTGGATGTTGGCTTTCTTAACACCATGCTTATTGAAATGGATATTACACCGGAGATGGAAATGCAACTCGTTTTGGATGAACAGACAGGTGAAACTATAAAGGGAGCCGGAAGAGGGCATATCACAATGGCTTTAGGCGAAGATGATGTGTTTACCATGCGAGGCGGAATTACAGTGGAAAGAGGGGATTATAATTTTGTTGCTTTCAATAATATGGTCAATAAAAAATTCTTTATTGAAAAAGGCGGAACCATCAAATGGGATGGCGACCCGCTTCAAGCGACCATTGATTTGTTGACCTATAATATTCAAAAGGCTTCGCCTAACCCACTATTGGGTAGGGGTTCGGGGAGCACTACTGCTTCTCAATCACTAACCATGGTGCAAGCAAGAAGTGAAATTATGATAAAAGGGAATTTATTCAGCCCGGATATCACCTTTGGATTGAAAATACCAGACCTTGCAGATCAAGGAATGACCGAATTGTCCAATGTTTTGCAACGAGTTCAAAGCGACTATGATGAAGTCAGTCGTCAGGTGTTTAGTTTGCTTGTTTTCGGAAATTTTATGCCCCCCACTTTTGTAACTACTCAAATGGGTGATTTAGCATTGAACCCGCGTTCTATGGTTAATAATGGAATTGCTGATTTAGTGTCTAGTCAAATAGATGCATGGCTATCGCAAATTGACGACAAGTGGTTGGTAGATTTTAGTTTGGCAAATGTTACTCCCGACCAAAGAGCGGATATGATTTTTAAATTAGGAAGAAAGTTTGCCAATAACCGTTTCATCATTGACGGAACCTACGGCACAACCCAATTTGGCTATGCAAATCATAGCATTAATATGGAGTATTTGGTTAGAAAGGATGGAAGAACAAAAATCAAAGTTTTCTCAAAAAATCAGTCGATTTATAATGATGCAAATATTGCAGCAGCACCGGTCAATACCTTTGGTTTTGGAGTCTATTATCGGAAAGAGTTTAATAGCCTGAAAAAATGGACTCGGGTTGATACGCTTCAAAACACCCCGAAAGATACAACTCACAAGCAAGATAGTTTCAATGGGTCATTTTATTTTATACCTCGCCCTTATTCCGGTAAAAATAAAATTGAAATAGGTAGTCAACCTGTTTTTCTACCCCCCAAAATGCTGGGACTAAAAGAGGATGAAAACATACTGTCATAA
- a CDS encoding metallophosphoesterase, which produces MTRAITNKMKKNGWLLFISLTLSSCFKEADFSGFIRSTDRSESCFKESMEWNSNHPFKIIETDNESYKVLVTSDVHVGGADTYENFLKFIDRSSQPDITAAVYVGDLSSGRKEHQELFKSLLPQDSVVQSFPIAGNHDLYFDGWDAFYSVFGSSTYYFTIKTPSKQDLYICLNSGNGTHGSSQIAWLKNLLETQRNHYDRCVIFSHCNFFRTHHTPSTSPNMDEILVLMDLFETHTVDMVINGHDHKRDEKQLGLCKYIILDALRDDANNASYMVLQKTNTSFKYEFVKP; this is translated from the coding sequence ATGACAAGAGCAATCACCAATAAAATGAAAAAAAACGGATGGCTGCTGTTCATATCGCTGACCTTGTCTTCCTGTTTCAAAGAAGCTGATTTTTCAGGATTTATCCGTTCAACCGACAGAAGCGAAAGTTGCTTTAAAGAATCAATGGAATGGAATTCAAATCATCCATTCAAGATTATTGAAACCGACAACGAAAGCTACAAAGTATTGGTTACCTCAGATGTGCATGTGGGCGGTGCCGATACTTATGAAAATTTTTTAAAATTCATTGACAGGTCTTCTCAACCTGACATCACAGCTGCTGTCTATGTAGGCGACTTGTCTTCAGGAAGAAAGGAACACCAAGAACTCTTTAAGTCTTTGTTGCCACAAGACTCTGTTGTCCAAAGCTTTCCCATTGCAGGCAACCATGATTTATACTTTGATGGATGGGATGCCTTTTATAGTGTCTTTGGCAGTTCAACTTATTATTTTACCATAAAAACACCAAGCAAGCAAGACCTTTATATTTGTTTGAACTCCGGCAATGGAACACACGGCAGCAGTCAGATTGCATGGCTGAAAAACTTGCTTGAAACCCAACGCAATCATTATGATCGCTGTGTGATTTTCTCTCACTGTAATTTTTTCCGCACACATCACACGCCATCCACCAGTCCTAATATGGACGAAATCTTAGTGTTAATGGACTTGTTTGAAACACATACTGTCGATATGGTAATTAACGGACACGACCACAAACGGGATGAAAAACAATTAGGTTTATGCAAATACATCATTTTAGATGCATTGCGAGATGATGCAAACAATGCTAGCTACATGGTGTTGCAAAAAACAAATACTTCATTCAAATATGAATTTGTAAAACCCTAA